In Propionispora vibrioides, a single genomic region encodes these proteins:
- a CDS encoding lipase family protein produces MKPFLHLLLVLCFLIYPSAAAWAGPQEDYEEAYKIYLAAATSAAAYSDRLGELSTRYLEQDGWQIDHYVQPQGRSGVRYLIAQKNNTPFYFIAIVGTENEKDVKLDLKVDKVPFAGATDEEISAAAAQKNVPDTEPKVHKGFNQFLQAGPAATLRSPRRGSLALPDLLTANKDRKLYLTGHSLGGAAATLGGARLISTGMTSGQLEVITFGAPAVGNAAFAAKFAPILPVTRIVQSSDPVTGVLQTLFGGYQQFGREIKWPAPAFVSDSHQLTGYIDSAIKNYYDKRRLAMDAGMPLPAFPAFAGASQDSAYILPLKNSLPENLTTEFWYMNEALQDEYRRTFSRQVTPADMPDSWQQAAAASGCRWVIASEVSASRVKQEKNAYYITLTQTIYDATTGAVADTAIYSTGTYTLTPLEAFIHAFKEMNIHLNSRLTKTAI; encoded by the coding sequence GTGAAGCCATTTTTGCACCTGCTGCTTGTTCTTTGCTTTCTGATCTATCCTTCGGCTGCCGCCTGGGCCGGTCCCCAGGAAGATTATGAAGAAGCTTATAAAATTTATCTGGCTGCCGCCACCAGCGCCGCAGCCTATAGCGACCGTCTTGGTGAGTTAAGCACCCGCTACCTGGAGCAGGACGGCTGGCAAATTGATCATTACGTTCAGCCCCAGGGCCGCTCCGGCGTCCGCTACTTGATTGCCCAGAAAAATAATACGCCCTTCTATTTTATCGCCATTGTCGGTACGGAAAATGAAAAGGATGTTAAACTTGACCTTAAAGTGGATAAAGTACCCTTCGCCGGCGCTACCGATGAAGAAATCTCCGCTGCTGCGGCTCAAAAGAATGTGCCTGATACCGAACCTAAAGTCCATAAGGGCTTTAACCAATTCCTACAGGCCGGACCGGCGGCCACGCTGCGCAGCCCCCGCCGGGGCAGCCTGGCGCTGCCCGATCTGCTGACGGCGAACAAAGACCGCAAGCTTTACCTGACCGGTCACAGCCTCGGCGGCGCAGCCGCTACCCTAGGCGGCGCAAGATTAATCAGCACCGGTATGACTTCCGGCCAACTGGAGGTTATCACTTTCGGCGCCCCGGCTGTGGGCAATGCCGCTTTCGCCGCCAAGTTCGCCCCGATCCTGCCAGTGACCCGCATCGTCCAGTCCAGCGATCCGGTCACCGGCGTGCTGCAGACCCTATTCGGCGGTTATCAGCAGTTTGGCCGGGAAATAAAATGGCCGGCCCCAGCCTTCGTAAGCGATTCCCATCAGTTAACCGGTTATATCGATTCGGCCATCAAAAATTATTACGACAAACGCCGCCTGGCCATGGATGCCGGCATGCCGCTTCCCGCTTTTCCGGCGTTTGCCGGGGCCAGCCAGGACAGTGCCTATATCCTGCCGCTGAAAAACAGCTTGCCCGAGAACTTAACCACCGAATTCTGGTATATGAATGAGGCCTTGCAGGATGAATACCGCCGCACCTTTTCCCGCCAGGTAACTCCTGCCGACATGCCGGATTCCTGGCAACAGGCAGCAGCGGCCTCCGGCTGCCGCTGGGTCATTGCCTCTGAAGTCAGTGCCAGCCGCGTTAAGCAAGAAAAGAATGCCTATTATATCACCCTGACTCAGACAATCTATGACGCAACGACTGGCGCCGTCGCCGACACAGCCATTTACTCGACAGGCACCTATACCCTGACGCCGCTGGAAGCCTTTATCCACGCCTTTAAAGAAATGAATATCCATCTGAACTCCCGGCTAACTAAAACCGCCATATAG
- the crcB gene encoding fluoride efflux transporter CrcB, giving the protein MLGIVLVAVGGGIGSVIRYLVSNWMAERFGPEFPFGTLLVNVVGCFIIGLFLTMTTERLSISPYWRLLVAIGLIGGLTTFSSFSYETLRLLQTADALRAFYNVGLNLGVGFFATWLGIGIARLF; this is encoded by the coding sequence ATGCTGGGAATTGTTTTAGTAGCGGTCGGCGGTGGGATTGGTTCAGTCATTCGGTATTTAGTGTCCAATTGGATGGCGGAGCGGTTTGGTCCGGAGTTTCCCTTTGGGACGTTGCTTGTTAATGTGGTAGGGTGCTTCATTATCGGCTTATTTTTGACAATGACCACCGAGCGGTTAAGCATCAGCCCCTACTGGCGATTGCTTGTCGCCATTGGCTTAATAGGCGGTTTGACTACGTTTTCATCCTTTAGTTATGAGACTTTGCGCTTACTGCAAACTGCCGATGCCTTGCGGGCTTTTTATAATGTAGGACTCAATTTGGGAGTCGGTTTTTTTGCCACCTGGCTGGGGATTGGTATTGCCAGACTGTTTTAG
- a CDS encoding DUF190 domain-containing protein has product MPKIASQAKRLRIYIGESDHWKRRSLYQAIVEKAKELDMAGATVFRGIVGYGANSRIHTASIVDLSSDLPILVEIIDSEEYVAKLLPFLDDMLEEGMVTIDDIEVIKYGHKPPKR; this is encoded by the coding sequence GTGCCCAAAATTGCGAGTCAGGCCAAACGATTACGGATTTATATCGGGGAAAGCGATCACTGGAAACGGCGTTCTTTGTATCAAGCTATCGTGGAAAAGGCCAAGGAACTGGATATGGCGGGGGCGACGGTGTTTCGCGGCATCGTGGGTTATGGGGCCAACAGCCGGATTCATACGGCCAGTATTGTGGATTTATCCAGTGATTTACCCATTTTAGTGGAAATTATCGACAGTGAGGAGTATGTTGCCAAGCTATTGCCCTTCCTGGATGATATGCTGGAGGAGGGAATGGTTACGATTGACGATATAGAAGTTATCAAATACGGTCATAAACCACCGAAGCGATAA
- a CDS encoding universal stress protein, producing the protein MDLKKIVVAYDGSAGSHKALVWAVGLAARFEGATVVVASVVKPPEFSSSIDEVDEWYADGEKQYRPLLEQAVVYGEEQGIFLQTEILKGHPAESLMRYAVDRRADLIVMGTRGMGGFKSLIIGSVVQKVVTYAKVPVVVVK; encoded by the coding sequence ATGGATTTGAAAAAAATAGTTGTGGCTTATGACGGCTCAGCCGGCAGCCACAAGGCGTTAGTCTGGGCGGTAGGCCTGGCTGCCAGGTTTGAGGGGGCGACGGTGGTAGTGGCCAGTGTGGTTAAGCCCCCTGAATTTAGCTCCAGCATTGATGAAGTGGATGAATGGTACGCCGATGGAGAGAAACAGTACCGGCCGCTGCTGGAGCAGGCTGTGGTTTATGGTGAGGAACAGGGGATTTTTCTACAGACGGAAATCTTAAAGGGCCATCCGGCGGAGAGCCTGATGCGCTACGCTGTTGATCGCAGGGCCGATTTGATTGTCATGGGTACACGGGGCATGGGTGGATTTAAAAGTCTGATTATTGGCAGTGTAGTGCAAAAGGTGGTTACCTATGCTAAAGTGCCGGTTGTTGTGGTAAAATAA
- a CDS encoding cation:proton antiporter, with the protein MEQNFAIAAQWVLLALIATVLSIRLGISVALMEIAVGVIGGNAMHLEITSWVTFLAGFGAVVLTFLAGAEIDPDSLKGNLKESLVIGFLSFLLPFLGGMWLAEYMFGWDGNAAKIAGIALSTTSVAVVYAVMVESGLSASRLGQGILAACFVTDLGTVLALGLLFTGFSLKVVWFTAVMIVAVLVITPLAARIFKWYGGRVSEPEIKFIFLVLLALAYLAVISGSEAVLPAYIIGMAMARFFKHYKPTLVKMRAIVFAVFTPFYFIKAGVLVSVGALYTMSGTILVFLLIKMAAKFIGVLPATNWFHYTPRTGIYTTLLMSTGLTFGTISALYGLTNHYIDEGQYSVLVATVILSAVVPTMIAQKWFFPTDETDESPAVIKNMVIREREAD; encoded by the coding sequence ATGGAACAGAACTTTGCTATTGCCGCGCAGTGGGTGCTGCTGGCCCTTATTGCCACCGTCCTGTCTATCCGGCTGGGCATTTCGGTGGCGCTTATGGAGATTGCCGTGGGTGTGATTGGCGGCAACGCCATGCATTTGGAGATTACATCCTGGGTTACTTTTTTAGCCGGATTTGGTGCTGTGGTGTTGACCTTTCTTGCCGGGGCTGAGATTGATCCCGATAGTCTTAAAGGCAACCTGAAAGAAAGTCTGGTGATTGGCTTTTTATCGTTTCTGCTGCCCTTTCTGGGCGGCATGTGGCTTGCCGAGTATATGTTCGGCTGGGACGGCAATGCCGCTAAAATTGCCGGTATTGCACTGTCAACCACCTCAGTGGCCGTCGTGTATGCCGTCATGGTAGAAAGCGGGCTGTCGGCCAGCCGTTTAGGTCAAGGCATTCTGGCGGCCTGCTTTGTCACTGATTTGGGGACGGTGCTGGCCCTGGGGTTGCTCTTTACCGGATTTTCGCTAAAGGTCGTCTGGTTTACAGCAGTTATGATCGTGGCTGTGCTGGTTATTACTCCGCTGGCTGCCAGGATATTCAAATGGTATGGCGGGCGGGTCAGTGAGCCGGAAATCAAGTTCATTTTTCTGGTACTCTTAGCCCTGGCCTATCTGGCGGTAATCAGCGGCAGCGAGGCGGTACTTCCGGCCTATATTATCGGTATGGCCATGGCCCGCTTTTTCAAGCACTACAAACCAACGCTGGTGAAAATGCGAGCCATTGTATTTGCCGTTTTTACGCCGTTCTATTTCATTAAAGCGGGGGTACTGGTATCGGTGGGAGCTTTGTATACGATGTCCGGGACTATCCTGGTTTTCCTGCTGATCAAAATGGCTGCCAAGTTTATCGGCGTATTGCCGGCGACCAACTGGTTTCACTATACACCGCGTACCGGTATTTACACTACCTTGCTAATGAGCACCGGTCTGACCTTTGGCACTATTTCGGCCTTGTACGGGCTAACTAATCACTATATCGATGAGGGACAGTACAGTGTACTGGTGGCAACCGTCATTTTGAGCGCCGTGGTGCCGACGATGATCGCCCAAAAATGGTTTTTCCCGACAGATGAGACCGACGAATCGCCGGCAGTGATAAAAAACATGGTTATCAGGGAGAGGGAGGCCGATTGA
- a CDS encoding dynamin family protein — protein sequence MKYDRMPEQEACLTGLLEEAAGQLRQVGNRFIPHAVRVEKLAERLREKQFHLAVLGQFKRGKSSLINALLGGPFLPSSLVPVTALPTVIRQGMRRRAYITFADGREEQGVFDDDASLADYLSRFVAEQANPANCLQVEQVIVEYPAALLAGGVVLIDTPGIGSTFRHNTDTTLRFLAQCDAALFVVSADPPVTAAELAFLQIVQHHVRRLFFVLNKADHLSSEEQDTMVSFLRQVLREQAGIAVETVYQVSARQAVLGKARGDSRLLAASGLGLLEEVLTAFFRQEMQAVLAMAIETKLAAVLREALLELELAVQVLLMPVDELAAKQALLRQKLTELTDEEQQADDILAGDRKRALDFLEQQAGFLRQQARDYLSHVVAKELSGGERPGLERDAQAALMAAVAPFFDRELSATADQFSDYLAGVMAVHQQRAEALIQAVRQTAATIFALDYQAVEQELTFQMKRQPYWVKTEWQTGLGGIPHTWLEVLLPASFRFVRIRKRLERQVETLVLRNVESLRWALLQNTEAAFHSFRATFSARLAEAVDGTAQAVAAAAVQKQGQTEDVADRCSRLQRAAGQLQQLLQQVNTVEPEFGKAVAIDAESDRLI from the coding sequence ATGAAATATGACCGTATGCCGGAACAGGAAGCCTGCCTGACCGGACTGCTGGAAGAGGCAGCCGGGCAGCTAAGGCAGGTTGGCAATCGATTTATCCCGCATGCTGTCCGGGTGGAAAAACTAGCGGAGCGGCTGAGGGAAAAACAATTTCATTTGGCGGTACTGGGGCAGTTTAAGCGCGGCAAAAGCAGCCTGATCAATGCTTTGCTGGGCGGCCCGTTTTTGCCGTCCAGTTTGGTGCCGGTGACGGCGCTGCCGACCGTCATCCGTCAGGGGATGCGACGGCGGGCATATATAACGTTTGCTGACGGACGGGAGGAACAGGGCGTATTTGATGATGATGCGTCACTGGCAGACTATTTGAGCCGGTTTGTGGCGGAACAGGCCAACCCGGCCAATTGTTTGCAGGTGGAGCAGGTGATTGTAGAATATCCGGCGGCACTGCTGGCCGGCGGAGTCGTCCTGATTGATACGCCGGGCATTGGTTCTACTTTCCGGCATAATACGGACACGACGCTCCGGTTTCTTGCCCAGTGTGATGCCGCGCTGTTTGTCGTATCTGCCGACCCGCCGGTTACGGCGGCGGAATTGGCGTTTCTGCAGATTGTGCAGCATCATGTGCGGCGTTTGTTTTTTGTGCTCAATAAGGCTGATCATCTCAGCAGTGAGGAACAGGACACCATGGTTAGCTTTTTGCGGCAGGTTTTGCGGGAACAGGCCGGCATAGCAGTGGAAACCGTCTACCAGGTATCGGCCCGGCAGGCAGTTTTGGGCAAAGCGAGAGGTGATAGCCGTCTGCTGGCGGCTAGTGGGTTAGGCCTGCTGGAGGAGGTATTAACAGCTTTCTTCCGGCAGGAAATGCAGGCGGTACTGGCTATGGCTATTGAAACCAAACTGGCTGCCGTGCTGCGGGAAGCCTTGTTGGAGCTGGAGCTTGCCGTCCAGGTTCTGCTTATGCCGGTCGATGAATTGGCCGCCAAGCAGGCACTGCTGCGGCAGAAACTGACAGAATTGACGGACGAAGAGCAGCAGGCCGATGACATACTGGCCGGTGATCGCAAGCGGGCTTTGGACTTTCTGGAGCAGCAGGCCGGCTTCTTGCGGCAGCAGGCCCGGGACTACTTATCCCATGTGGTGGCAAAAGAGCTAAGCGGTGGTGAACGTCCCGGTCTGGAGCGGGACGCTCAGGCTGCCCTGATGGCGGCTGTTGCTCCCTTTTTTGACCGGGAACTGTCAGCCACTGCCGACCAGTTTAGCGACTACCTGGCCGGTGTAATGGCTGTTCATCAGCAGCGGGCTGAGGCTTTGATTCAGGCGGTGCGTCAGACGGCAGCCACCATTTTTGCCCTTGATTATCAGGCGGTGGAGCAGGAGCTGACCTTTCAAATGAAACGTCAGCCCTATTGGGTAAAAACGGAATGGCAAACAGGCCTGGGGGGAATTCCCCACACCTGGCTGGAGGTACTGCTACCGGCCTCGTTTCGGTTTGTCCGTATCCGCAAGCGTCTGGAACGGCAGGTGGAAACGCTGGTGCTGCGGAATGTGGAAAGCCTGCGTTGGGCTCTTTTACAGAATACGGAGGCAGCTTTTCATTCCTTCCGGGCAACCTTTAGTGCCCGGCTGGCCGAGGCGGTGGACGGGACTGCCCAGGCAGTTGCTGCCGCGGCGGTGCAAAAACAGGGACAAACTGAGGATGTGGCAGACCGGTGCAGCCGGCTGCAGCGGGCTGCCGGGCAATTGCAGCAGCTTTTGCAGCAAGTGAATACCGTAGAGCCAGAGTTTGGCAAAGCGGTTGCTATTGACGCAGAATCAGACCGGCTGATATAA
- a CDS encoding DUF190 domain-containing protein, which yields MQEKDPVLRICIYLQTTDRYRGRSLYQAVVGKAKALGIVRVAALQGCMGYGGSDTWHVEQPWKLCQEIPVMIEVLDRESRLRQLLNCLDDMCSDGMVTVEPVKETDFKGLVPVAPAGRLWLNRLYRLLGCFKRRVCLIYLVSGG from the coding sequence ATGCAAGAAAAAGACCCGGTCCTGCGAATATGTATCTATTTACAAACCACTGACCGTTACCGGGGCAGGTCGCTGTATCAAGCGGTGGTGGGGAAAGCCAAGGCCCTGGGGATTGTCAGGGTTGCCGCGTTGCAGGGCTGCATGGGGTATGGCGGCAGTGACACCTGGCATGTGGAACAGCCCTGGAAGCTTTGTCAGGAGATTCCGGTGATGATTGAGGTGCTCGACCGGGAATCCCGGCTCCGGCAGTTGCTGAACTGTCTTGATGATATGTGCAGCGATGGAATGGTGACGGTGGAACCGGTTAAAGAAACTGATTTTAAAGGGCTGGTTCCGGTAGCTCCGGCCGGCCGGCTGTGGCTGAATCGGCTATACCGGCTGCTGGGCTGTTTTAAACGCCGGGTATGCCTGATTTATTTGGTAAGTGGCGGCTGA
- a CDS encoding HAD family hydrolase — MISVQLPNGRQYEFRHAVFDFNGTLAEEGRISEDVRRLLVELSATIQVSVITADTFGLARQALADLPGVELIILEPGQDGTEKARYVQTWGSEHTVVIGNGVNDQPMFFIAGLRICVLGPEGAGACLLSLANVVVQSPVEAIKLLLQPQRLIATLRS, encoded by the coding sequence GTGATTTCTGTACAGTTGCCTAATGGCAGACAGTATGAATTCCGCCATGCGGTATTTGATTTTAATGGGACATTGGCAGAGGAAGGAAGAATAAGTGAGGACGTGCGTCGCTTACTGGTTGAGCTGTCAGCCACGATCCAGGTATCCGTAATAACGGCAGATACGTTTGGCTTGGCGCGCCAGGCGCTGGCAGACTTGCCGGGAGTGGAACTTATTATATTGGAGCCGGGACAAGATGGTACAGAAAAAGCCCGGTATGTTCAAACATGGGGTTCTGAGCATACCGTAGTCATCGGTAATGGCGTCAATGATCAGCCCATGTTTTTTATTGCCGGGCTGCGAATCTGCGTATTAGGCCCGGAAGGAGCCGGGGCGTGCCTGCTGTCGCTGGCAAACGTTGTGGTTCAGTCGCCGGTGGAGGCCATCAAACTGCTTTTGCAGCCCCAACGGCTGATTGCAACGTTACGAAGCTAA
- a CDS encoding DUF190 domain-containing protein, protein MPKIASKAKRLRVYIGEDDHRKRRNLYNSLVEKAKELDMAGATVLRGVMGYGANSRIHTATLLDLSSDLPVLIEIIDSEEYIAKLLPFLDDALEEGMVMIDDAEVIKYGRQFSKEQ, encoded by the coding sequence GTGCCTAAAATTGCAAGTAAGGCTAAGCGCTTGCGAGTTTATATTGGTGAGGATGATCACCGGAAACGGCGGAATTTGTATAATTCGCTTGTGGAAAAGGCAAAAGAGCTGGACATGGCGGGAGCAACCGTATTGCGGGGAGTGATGGGCTATGGGGCGAATAGCCGGATTCATACAGCTACCCTCCTGGATTTATCCAGTGATTTGCCTGTTTTGATTGAGATTATCGACAGTGAGGAGTATATTGCCAAGCTGCTGCCCTTTTTGGATGATGCGTTGGAAGAAGGAATGGTTATGATTGATGATGCGGAGGTTATCAAATATGGCCGCCAGTTCTCCAAGGAGCAGTAG
- a CDS encoding MIP/aquaporin family protein, which produces MRDSVWGEYLAEVIGTAFLIMGGTGVAAMAILYGSFSGDYWGICVLWGLAVTFAVYLVGAISGAHLNPAVTIAFAIYGGFPWKKVFGFIIAQVIGAFIGAAITYQLYSPVIDAYNIVHNTTRDAAQGLTTAGVFFTSPNAGITTGHAFIDQIILTAALVIGILAISDKWNTNSPGANTAPLMVGLLVALVGGFGGQLEAWAINPARDLGPRLFCWLMGWGQNAFPGIQGYWWVPLIAPVIGGILAGAIYNFLLQPFMPGNPDRVKAAGIMKKAEVN; this is translated from the coding sequence ATGCGTGATTCTGTTTGGGGAGAATATTTAGCTGAAGTGATAGGGACTGCTTTTTTGATCATGGGCGGTACCGGGGTCGCTGCCATGGCGATTTTGTACGGATCGTTTAGTGGGGACTATTGGGGTATATGTGTCTTATGGGGATTAGCCGTAACCTTTGCCGTTTATCTTGTCGGAGCCATATCGGGCGCGCATTTAAATCCGGCGGTGACTATTGCCTTTGCCATATATGGCGGGTTCCCCTGGAAAAAAGTATTTGGTTTTATTATTGCCCAGGTGATTGGGGCGTTTATCGGTGCGGCAATTACCTATCAGTTGTATTCTCCCGTCATTGATGCGTATAATATTGTGCACAATACTACCCGTGATGCGGCGCAGGGACTTACTACGGCAGGTGTCTTTTTTACCAGTCCCAATGCGGGAATTACAACAGGACATGCGTTTATTGACCAAATTATATTAACGGCAGCCCTGGTAATTGGCATTCTTGCTATTTCGGACAAATGGAATACAAACAGTCCCGGTGCCAACACGGCTCCCCTGATGGTCGGCCTGTTGGTGGCATTAGTCGGTGGTTTTGGCGGGCAGTTAGAAGCCTGGGCCATTAATCCTGCCCGTGATTTGGGACCGAGACTGTTTTGCTGGTTAATGGGTTGGGGACAAAACGCGTTTCCCGGTATCCAGGGTTATTGGTGGGTGCCGTTGATTGCTCCCGTGATTGGCGGTATTCTGGCCGGAGCTATCTATAACTTTCTTTTGCAGCCGTTTATGCCGGGAAACCCGGATCGTGTTAAAGCGGCAGGCATTATGAAGAAGGCTGAAGTCAACTAA
- a CDS encoding dynamin family protein, whose translation MDEKDGAYVAAARSADTEDTAPVNPDLAKLRGYTQAKLFLAEQLRLQREALTTLGREESGRRCGELLVKLAEDRFTLAVVGQFKRGKSSLMNAIIGRELLPTGVLPLTSAITVLKYGATERLVVRRENSLFPDELPVAALADYVTEKGNPSNQKKVKTATVELPVPFLRRGVEFVDTPGVGSVVTANTATTYGFLPECDAVLFVISVDTPLTSLELAFLREIREYVNRIFFVVNKLDLVSPAEQEAVLTFVTDTIRQQTGGAAIKVFPVSARQGLAARLAGDPAGYEQSGMKALEETLAAFLAEEKSQAFLAAVLHKALQIGDAAMEQNFCQEATGQEDSGNGGEKSAGTTRRDGSAVPLIMAVQAKLAALAKRMQENQPAALLDGDFLPGIPLPAEAVNPAAFTVPATAPAKHLPELGSKGCPVCRHLENYGREFFRRWQYQISMQEQDQAGFAAELGFCPLHTWQLLALASAHGASVGYARLAEEAARRLHRISDGPAREEKLRQLVHDSRNCRVCRLLRQAEADYIGQLAVWLGEAAGRRWYRRSQGVCLRHLSLLVAAVDADDQQFLIDHGAQRFEEAAEDMRSYALKHEAVRRELQNRDEEEAYRQAVIHLVGERYVCIPWPEDGIL comes from the coding sequence ATGGACGAAAAGGATGGTGCCTATGTTGCCGCAGCGCGGTCGGCTGATACGGAAGATACCGCGCCGGTTAATCCCGATTTGGCCAAGCTGCGGGGCTATACGCAGGCGAAATTGTTCCTGGCCGAGCAGCTACGGCTGCAGCGCGAAGCTCTGACAACGCTGGGCCGGGAAGAAAGCGGGCGACGGTGCGGGGAGCTATTGGTAAAGCTAGCGGAAGACCGGTTCACACTGGCCGTAGTCGGCCAGTTCAAACGGGGCAAGAGCTCGCTGATGAATGCAATTATTGGGCGCGAACTCTTACCTACCGGCGTGCTGCCCCTTACCTCGGCGATTACGGTGCTTAAGTACGGCGCTACGGAACGATTGGTGGTTCGCCGGGAAAATTCGCTGTTCCCCGATGAACTGCCTGTTGCGGCGCTGGCCGACTATGTTACCGAAAAAGGTAATCCGTCCAATCAAAAAAAAGTAAAGACCGCCACGGTCGAATTGCCTGTTCCCTTTTTGCGGCGCGGCGTTGAATTCGTCGACACACCGGGTGTCGGCTCGGTCGTTACGGCTAATACGGCAACCACCTATGGCTTCTTACCCGAATGTGACGCCGTATTGTTTGTCATTAGTGTGGATACGCCGCTGACCAGTCTGGAACTGGCCTTTCTCCGGGAAATCCGGGAATATGTGAACCGGATTTTCTTTGTTGTGAATAAGCTGGATCTTGTGAGTCCTGCCGAACAGGAGGCGGTACTAACGTTTGTGACCGATACCATCCGCCAACAAACCGGAGGCGCTGCGATAAAGGTCTTTCCCGTTTCCGCCCGGCAGGGACTTGCTGCCCGATTGGCCGGTGACCCGGCCGGTTATGAACAAAGCGGCATGAAAGCGCTGGAAGAAACGTTGGCTGCTTTTCTGGCGGAGGAAAAGTCGCAGGCCTTTCTGGCTGCAGTACTGCATAAGGCGCTGCAAATAGGAGACGCAGCGATGGAACAGAATTTCTGCCAGGAAGCCACCGGACAGGAGGACAGTGGCAATGGCGGGGAAAAATCAGCCGGTACGACTCGGCGCGATGGCTCTGCTGTGCCCCTGATCATGGCTGTACAGGCAAAACTGGCGGCTTTGGCTAAACGGATGCAGGAAAATCAGCCGGCAGCGTTGTTAGACGGCGACTTTCTGCCAGGGATACCGTTACCCGCCGAGGCAGTAAATCCGGCTGCCTTCACCGTGCCGGCAACTGCCCCGGCAAAGCACTTGCCCGAGTTGGGGAGCAAGGGCTGCCCGGTATGCCGGCATTTGGAGAACTATGGGCGGGAATTTTTCCGCCGCTGGCAGTACCAGATCAGCATGCAGGAACAGGACCAGGCCGGTTTTGCCGCGGAACTGGGCTTTTGCCCGCTCCATACCTGGCAACTGCTCGCCTTAGCTTCGGCCCACGGCGCTTCTGTCGGTTATGCGCGGCTGGCTGAAGAGGCCGCCCGCCGTTTGCACCGGATCAGCGACGGGCCGGCCAGGGAGGAGAAGCTGCGGCAACTGGTGCATGATTCCCGGAATTGCCGGGTTTGCCGGCTGCTCCGTCAAGCCGAGGCGGACTATATCGGGCAGCTTGCCGTCTGGCTTGGCGAAGCTGCCGGGCGGCGCTGGTATCGACGTTCCCAGGGCGTTTGTCTTCGCCATCTTAGTTTGCTGGTGGCGGCTGTTGACGCAGATGATCAGCAGTTTCTGATTGACCATGGGGCGCAGCGGTTTGAGGAGGCGGCGGAAGATATGCGCAGCTATGCCTTGAAACATGAAGCGGTCCGCCGGGAGCTGCAGAACCGTGATGAGGAGGAGGCTTACCGGCAGGCTGTCATCCATCTTGTCGGTGAACGGTATGTGTGTATTCCCTGGCCGGAGGACGGAATCCTATGA
- a CDS encoding MutS-related protein, with the protein MEHINSFFAMLRTELAFYVGCLNLREKLAAKEEPVTFPVPGASQERCLSFKGLYDICLTLLLAQRVVGNDAQADQKDLVMITGANQGGKSTFLRSIGLAQLLMQCGMFVPAEAFCARVCSGLFTHYKREEDTAMTSGKLDEELSRMSGMVDNITPQSMILFNESFAATNEREGSEIARQIVSALLEKHIQVFFVTHQYALAHGFYEKKLDNAIFLQAERQNSGTRSFKIVEGEPQPTSFGEDLYTEVFGVTADVLETTG; encoded by the coding sequence GTGGAGCATATCAACAGTTTTTTTGCCATGCTGCGGACGGAACTGGCTTTTTATGTCGGTTGCTTGAATTTGCGGGAGAAACTTGCCGCCAAGGAAGAGCCGGTTACTTTTCCCGTTCCTGGAGCCAGCCAGGAGCGTTGCCTTTCCTTTAAGGGGCTGTATGACATTTGCCTGACCTTGCTCCTGGCGCAGCGGGTGGTAGGCAATGACGCGCAGGCCGATCAGAAAGACCTGGTAATGATCACCGGCGCCAATCAGGGGGGCAAGTCGACCTTTTTACGCAGTATCGGCCTGGCTCAACTGCTTATGCAATGCGGGATGTTTGTACCGGCAGAAGCTTTCTGCGCGCGCGTGTGCAGCGGTCTGTTCACGCACTATAAGCGGGAAGAAGACACGGCGATGACCAGCGGCAAACTGGATGAAGAGCTTAGCCGGATGAGTGGTATGGTAGACAATATCACGCCCCAGTCCATGATCCTGTTCAATGAATCCTTTGCAGCGACAAACGAACGCGAAGGCTCGGAAATTGCCAGGCAGATCGTGTCCGCCTTATTGGAAAAGCACATTCAGGTGTTTTTTGTTACCCATCAATATGCGTTGGCCCATGGTTTTTATGAGAAAAAGCTGGATAACGCGATTTTTCTGCAGGCCGAGCGGCAAAATAGCGGAACGAGGAGCTTTAAAATAGTGGAAGGTGAACCGCAGCCCACCAGTTTTGGGGAAGACTTGTATACCGAAGTATTTGGTGTAACAGCTGATGTTTTAGAAACTACCGGTTAG